In Brassica napus cultivar Da-Ae chromosome A3, Da-Ae, whole genome shotgun sequence, the sequence GTTAGAAACATCTTAATTAGTCGTTACACCGTATTCAATTATTAAACGgtcatataaatacataaataaaaccgtgttattatttatttccgTGCAAACATACTATATGCAATCCAAAATCAATAATTCATTACTTTGGCTCGTATTATATCATGTAGCCAAGTATCTTGGACTTAGAACACCGATTGCATATAAATGGAGGAGGTTCGCACTACCGAGACAAGTTGTGAATAAAGGAATCAATTTCGCATTTGGTGGAGCTGGCGTGTATGAGACAATTTTCACAGTCCCCACCGCGAGTATGCAGATCAATTCCTTTGAACGACTTCTCCGGAAAAATGTTTATTCGCCGGCCGATCTCAACTCTTCCGTAGCTTTTTTCAGCTTCATCGGCAATGACTATATCAAGTACAACATATTCAATGGTACCTCGCAGGTATACAAATTAATAATGATGTTATTATGATGGCTATAAAAGTTATCGGCTACTGTATTAACTTTTGTTGAGTAACACGATGAACTAAACTTGAAAGAAGCTAGAAAATTAGAAAGAGACTCGATTGGAACAAATACTCgtttaagatttttattaaCAATGTGAACAATAATTTACAATTTACAAACTCTTATTTATTAGCTTCAAAACCccgatttttctttttcattgttGGAGgtttttctaaatcaaaataGAATATTGTAGGTAACGAAATTATGTTTTACCGGTACATCGGGATTTAAGTTTATGTAGCCTTGATATTgtcataagaaaagaaaatgaaatggCATGCAGGGCCGTCCAGCATTGATAAGGAGAGTTACGAAACAGATTTTGTTGGATGTAAAGCGAATTAAGGACTTGGGAGTGAGAAAGGTGTTTGTAGTTTTATCTCCACCGCATAATTGTGTGCCGTTATATTCCACTTCTAAAGGCTGCAACACTAGTAACCCGTTGACGAAGCTCCACAACAGTCTTATCCGTGAAGGATTGAGAAAACTAAACGATGAGAATAATGAGAAAAGCTTCCTCATGCTTGATTTCTACAAGGCTTTCATGACCATATTCAAGTATAGAGGAGTTCCAGGTACGTTGTTCTTTCGTGTTCTTTCATTCATTTTTGTGTGTAACTATAATCAGAGATAACTCTATGATAGTGTTTATGAATATCTCGGTATACTCTATGATAGTGTTTATGAATAATCTATCGGTATCACTGAACCTAATATAGCCGGTTTTATGCACAGTCGGATAAAACATTCGTTACTAccctaaaattttaaagaaatattatacTTAGGTTCGCATGGCCTCGAATAAAAATTTGTCTTATTAAGATTAACTGATAAATTTTTATGGACATCTAAATCTTACATCCCACCTGGATCCTACTAGCTACTTTTTTATATGGGAGTAATTAAACTAGCAATATCATAtgataaaaaattcaataaaagaaaagaaaaagaggacgTGAAACATTAATGGATAGTTCAAGAATGTAAGTTTGTAACATACACATGTTTAACTTGGGCAGGAGTTTCGACATTTTCGGAACCATTGAAGGCATGTTGTGAGGGAAGAAAAGGAGGAAACTCTTGTGGAGATGTAGACATATACGGTAGAAGGTTATACAGTGTCTGCAAAGATCCAAAGTCATTCTTTTTCTGGGATAATGTTCATATTACTGATGAAGGATGGCGTTCTgtattttctcttcttctacCTGATTCACGATAATGGATCATGTATGTCTCCAAAAATTCAACTACTATGAGAATGGATGAGTAGCCAATTcatattttataaagaaatttcaCATATAAAAGATCCAGTACATGAAAcaattgcattttttttttgaaaaagggtttTCATTCATGAAACATGAAACAATTGCATACTCATCATACGTTCTTTGTTGGTGACTTTAATAAAACGAAAAAGATGTGGTTTTATGTTGTTATTGTTTACTATATCAAACTGGAGTTAAATCAGACTTTAGTTTAGGGTTCACAAGGAGTACATGTGTCTTAGAGTTGTTTTAGAGGATAGAGAAGACATAAAAGTTATGGTTAAGTTATCAATAGTACGTTGTTGTTGTACTCTCCTTTGCAAAAGGTAGAAAGCAGAAGCAAAAATCTAAACAAGAAGAAAGCAGACATTGAGAGTAAATAAATCGAAACTGGTAATATCTAGTGAAACCAACGTAAGGACCCAAGAACATTAAATAGCAAAAGCTCAGGAGCTATTAACTTGGACCAAAAGCAAGTAAGCTACCGAATGAAGAAGAACGAGAGAGTTAAGAGTGTCAATATTTCCACACGCCTTGGACTTGAGCCTTTTGGGTTAAGCGGAATATTTCATTGGGTTTGTTAAAAGACCGCTGATTTTGGGTCCATTATAAAGAACTAATACTAAGGCCACCATAACAAGTATAAAATGATAGAAAGAGCAAAGATGGTTTTTGTTTCGGAAATTCTCCTACATTTGTGAGAAATACACATTATACACGTTTTTCATATAGTGGTtacaattattaaaatacatataattaaatattaatactttattaaaaaaaattaggatcaCATAAGTCGTCTCATGTCCCAATGTTCCTATTTGTGACCATCATTAACTCGAATTTTTTAACTGGAGTTCTTAACTTTGGCTAATAGACTGTTTATagcttttttagattttaactaaaaatagttaagaactgtttattaaataagagatataagagtcgTTTTTTAAccgaaaagtataaaaaaataaaaaaatatcaaatcatgagttaataACCTTGGCTAAAAAACCGGAGTTAATCGCGCCTATAATCCATTATAGAATTATTTATTTACAGTATATCAAAACCATATATTTATGAATTGTTGCCAGATGATAAGACACGTATCAACCTTAGTTTTGTGACTGTctcacatttttattatttaaatgcaAATAGGTTAGTAAAATACGAAAAAGTGAAAAAAGTTAGTAGTTGAATCCAAtcaagtatttttaaatattatcatcatcatcagatcACCACTAACAACCATTGAATAACACAAAAAGGAAAGTTCTCATGCAATTTCGGAGATATTTGACcccacaaaagaaaaatcaggcgttactatattatataatctattgttaatattaatataattattatcatTACACAACACACATGAATacactagagagagagacaagagaGAACAGGATATTTACAAAAGCAAAGTCAACTaaaccttctctctctcttcccttATTCTCTTTTGCCAGCGCCACCGCCAGATGTTTCTCCGTCGAACCGCCGTCGTCCAcatcctcctcttcttcaccGCAGCATCCTCTTCTCTAGTCGCAGCTCAGAACTCCTCATGTCCTCTCGACTTCTCCATCTTACAACCTTTCAAGCGTCCAAGCCCCGATGGCTCCACCACCTGCCAATACCTCCTCCAAGGCCTCCGTCTCGTCTACTCTCACCACCTCCGTCAGACAGGCTCATTCTCACCGCCTCTCTCCTCCGCCTCCTCTTGCTGGGACGCTCTACAGTCCTCCATCTCCGGGTTCCTCCCTCGCTTTGACGTCAGATCAAGATGCGGTTTCCAGACGCCGTGGATCTCTCAGGGATGTATGAACATCACCACCAGGTCTCAGTTCGAAGCTCTGATCCCTAACTCAACGCTTAGTACGGCTGTGATGAGATGTAACCTCTCTcttgagagtaacactccttgtGCTTCGTGCACTCAGAGCTTGTCAGCGTTTCAGGCTTATCTCACTGGAGCTTCACTAGGAAACGTCTCCGACTGTACTGGCTTTTCTTCGATCTACGGCGCTGCTTTCGCTAACAGGTTCGGTCCTACTGATAAAGGAACTGCTAAATGCTTGTTTCTGCTTGATCTTGCTTCTTCTAGTGGCAACGGCTCCGGTAAGAAGAAGGTGGTGAAGATACTAGTTCCGTTACTTGTTATACTTCTTGTCGCCTCCGGTTTGATTATATGGTACTatttaaagagaaagagagacttCAAGATGAGGAGGATGAAGCTGAGGCAGCAGAGAGATAGTTTAGAAGCTGGCACACGGTCCAGGCTAGACTCGATGAGCGAGAGCACTACTCTGGTTAAGTTCACTTTCGAGGAGATCAAGAAAGCCACCAACAACTTCTCCAGGCACAACATCATAGGCAGGGGAGGCTACGGTAACGTGTTCAAGGGAGTCTTGCAAGACGGCACGGAGGTTGCTTTCAAGAGGTTCAAGAACTGTTCGGCTAATGGGGACGCCAACTTCGCTCACGAAGTCGAGGTCATTGCGAGCATACGCCACGTGAATCTTCTGGCACTGAGAGGCTACTGCACGGCGACTACGGCTTACGAAGGTCACCAGAGGATCATAGTGTGTGATCTGGTGAGTAACGGTAGTCTTCACGACCATCTATTCGGAGACTCGGAGACTCACCTTCCCTGGCCTTTAAGGCAGAGGATAGCTCTTGGGATGGCGAGAGGACTGGCTTATCTGCACTACGGCGCGCAGCCTTCGATCATCCATAGGGATATCAAGGCTAGTAACATCCTCTTGGACGAGAGGTTCGAAGCCAAAGTTGCTGACTTCGGGCTAGCCAAGTTCAACCCCGAAGGAATGACGCATATGAGCACGCGTGTCGCGGGCACGATGGGGTACGTAGCTCCCGAGTATGCGCTCTACGGGCAGCTGACGGAGAAGAGCGACGTGTACAGCTTCGGTGTGGTGCTTTTGGAGCTTCTGAGCGGGAGGAAGGCGATTGTGACGGACGAGGAAGGTCAGCCTGTGTCGGTGGCTGACTGGGCCTGGGCCCTTGTCAGAGAAGGGCAGACGTTGGACGTGGTGGAAGACGGGATGCCGGAGAAGGGATCTCCGGAGGTTCTGGAGAAGTATGTGTTGATAGCTGTGCTTTGCTCTCACCCTCAGCTACACGCGAGACCGACGATGGACCAAGTGGTGAAGATGCTGGAGAGTAATGAGTTCACTGTTATCTCTATACCTCAAAGGCCGATCCCTCTGGTGGCTTGTAGGGAGGAGATAGACCGGTCTGTTAGTAGCAGCAGTGGCTCTGGGAAGCTGACTAGTCCCACGGGTTATCAGGCCTTCTCCTTTGGAGCTGATGGGTCTGGACACCACTGAGCTCTGTGTTTTGGTTGGTAACTTGTGAATAGTTGTTAGTGTGTACATTCATTTCATTCTTTGATGGTTCTGTCACTTAAGCATAAGATGTATCGCTCCAATAAATTTATCTTTGTGTAATGCGTTACTATCCAGAGAATTAAGTAGAGATAATAGAAAATCGTACATGTTCGTATATCGTTTTGTCCTTTACTAAGAAGAAGTTGTACATATTTACTGCATCTGATTCTCTTGAGGCATTTAGCTTTTGTTGTTTGCAATGGTGATGCTGATCGCAATCTCGGTGATCTTCTTGCCAGCTACTAGCTGAAAGTGATAGATGAACTTGGTCTATTAGACCCTTCAAAGCCCCCACAGATCACCTATGATAGGGGCATCACCTCCTGTCAAAGATAATCATATCTCACACACACCATAGTTTCAGTTTAGTTATCAGCTCAGGCAACACAAACTAGTGAATTCATATACAAGTATAAATCCTTATGATTGGAAGAGGGCGGTTTATACAAAATACATATACCATCAGTACACCCAGTCAGGGAAACTTCTTCATTAATAATTGGAAGTTATTAACTGACACATCAGCATCCTTAACATGAGCAATAACATATGGGAAGTTCCTCCGCAGCTGTGGAGTAGTTCCGCTGAAGTAGGAAGAGGAAGCTCGAACCACAGTGATGCCTACCGTGGCGATGATATCGGAAACGCACGGATCACCGCGTTTTGGATCCGACAGACCCGAGTTTCAATTCATTAAACCGACCCGAATTCCACTGTGTTGCGCTGAAGCTGCTTTATGGGTGTATGTATTGATTGCGATGTATCTTTGTTACTAATGCTTTGTCCGATGCCCATGCATATTGTGATGCCCGGTGAATTCTGGTTATATGTGTTGTGTTCTTAAGATACACCGTACACGGGTTGTGTGAGTAATTTATGGAGATAGTATGGATCGATTACATGTCAAACACAATTATAATCTTTCCAGTAAGATGAAACAGTTTGTTTGCTTAGGCTGCGTTGATGTGTATCTGTTAGCGGTTAAATATCCTTCCACAGTTTCTTAaccttattatattattattttaactgaaatctgttttataaataaattttaatgatGCATAAATAGCTGTGTCAATAACAGAATGACACATGGAAATATACTATCTCTAAATTGTTTGGAAAGGTTCTTGCTAAAGGAACAATTAGACATTTTAtcacttcttctttcttctttcttgttttttttttatttttaattatatttttgtcataTAGTTAAATTTTAACTATGCTTAAATAGCTGTGTTAATAACAAAATGACACAGAGAAAAAATACTATCTCTAAATCGTGCGGAAAAGTTATTGCTAAAGAAACGATTAGACATTTTATGACTTTCtctttcttgattttttatttttaattatatttttgtcaaaaaacaCTTATGTAAACAACTAACATTAATGCCGCTCTAGATTTGATCTGTGTTTCTGTTTCTAATATATAAGAACACCTCCGATATAAATATATTAGGaaatttttcacttttaaaataaataaacaatttagaaaaataaaaaagagagtgCAGTGAAACTTCAAAACTACTCCCTCAGGT encodes:
- the LOC106443525 gene encoding GDSL esterase/lipase At2g36325, whose product is MNITKTTPWFLFLCLILLSGYKSVKGSISPSSEPTKDGKFGFKPTALFVFGDSYADTGNTPVIISPSWRFPYGITFPGKPTGRFGDGRISTDYLAKYLGLRTPIAYKWRRFALPRQVVNKGINFAFGGAGVYETIFTVPTASMQINSFERLLRKNVYSPADLNSSVAFFSFIGNDYIKYNIFNGTSQGRPALIRRVTKQILLDVKRIKDLGVRKVFVVLSPPHNCVPLYSTSKGCNTSNPLTKLHNSLIREGLRKLNDENNEKSFLMLDFYKAFMTIFKYRGVPGVSTFSEPLKACCEGRKGGNSCGDVDIYGRRLYSVCKDPKSFFFWDNVHITDEGWRSVFSLLLPDSR
- the LOC106437901 gene encoding probable LRR receptor-like serine/threonine-protein kinase RKF3, yielding MFLRRTAVVHILLFFTAASSSLVAAQNSSCPLDFSILQPFKRPSPDGSTTCQYLLQGLRLVYSHHLRQTGSFSPPLSSASSCWDALQSSISGFLPRFDVRSRCGFQTPWISQGCMNITTRSQFEALIPNSTLSTAVMRCNLSLESNTPCASCTQSLSAFQAYLTGASLGNVSDCTGFSSIYGAAFANRFGPTDKGTAKCLFLLDLASSSGNGSGKKKVVKILVPLLVILLVASGLIIWYYLKRKRDFKMRRMKLRQQRDSLEAGTRSRLDSMSESTTLVKFTFEEIKKATNNFSRHNIIGRGGYGNVFKGVLQDGTEVAFKRFKNCSANGDANFAHEVEVIASIRHVNLLALRGYCTATTAYEGHQRIIVCDLVSNGSLHDHLFGDSETHLPWPLRQRIALGMARGLAYLHYGAQPSIIHRDIKASNILLDERFEAKVADFGLAKFNPEGMTHMSTRVAGTMGYVAPEYALYGQLTEKSDVYSFGVVLLELLSGRKAIVTDEEGQPVSVADWAWALVREGQTLDVVEDGMPEKGSPEVLEKYVLIAVLCSHPQLHARPTMDQVVKMLESNEFTVISIPQRPIPLVACREEIDRSVSSSSGSGKLTSPTGYQAFSFGADGSGHH